The DNA segment ATCGGCAAGGGAGGCCACACCCTGGTCTGGGGCGGCTCCGACACCGGCCTGATGAAGGTCGTCGCGGACGGGGTGCAGGAGGCGGGCGGGCGGCTGGTGGGCGTGTCCGTGGAGTTCCTCTCGCTCAAGGCGCGGCCCGGCGCCGACGAGATGGTCGTCGCCGCCGACCTGGCCGAACGCAAGAGGCTGCTGCTGGAGAGGGCCGACGCCGTGGTGATCATGGTGGGTGGCACCGGGACGCTGGACGAGGCCACCGAGATCCTGGAGCTGAAGAAGCACGGCCGCACGGACAAGCCGGTGGTGCTGCTGAACACGGCCGGCTTCTACGACGGCCTGGAGCAGCAGTTCCGTCGCATGGAGACCGAGGGCTTCCTGCCGCGGCCGCTGTCCGAGCTGGTCTTCTTCGCCGCCGAGCCGGCCGCGGCGCTGGCCCACCTGGAGAGCGCGACATCGGCGGCCACCGCCGCGGAGCCCGGCTCCCGGTGATGCGAGCATGGCGGGCATGGCTACTCATGTGATCACCGGCGCCGGCTCCGGCATCGGCGCCGCCGTCGCCCGCCGTCTGCACGAGCGCGGGGACGAACTCGTCCTGCACGCGCGCGACGCGGCCCGCGCGAAGGAGCTGGCGGCCGAGTTTCCCGGGGCCCGTACCCTCGTCGGCGACCTCGCCGACCCGGACAAGCTGTCCTGGGCGTTCTCCCACCAGACCCTGCCGGACCGCGTCGACTCGCTGCTGCACATCGCCGGTGTGGTGGACCTCGGCGACGTCGGCGACCTCACCCCGAAGTCCTGGCGTCACCAGCTAAACGTCAACCTGGTCGCGCCCGCCGAGCTGACCCGGCACTTCCTGCCCCAGCTCCGGGCCTCCCGCGGCCAGGTGATCTTCGTCAACTCCGGGGCCGGCCTCAACGCCCACGCCGGGTGGTCCGCGTACGCCGCCTCCAAGCACGGCCTGAAGGCTCTCGCGGACTCCCTGCGCCAGGAGGAGCACGGCAACGGTGTCCGTGTCACCTCCGTCTACCCCGGTCGCACCGCCAGCCCCATGCAGGTCAAGGTTCACCAGCAGGAGGGCAAGGAGTACGACCCCGGGAAGTGGATCGACCCCGAGTCGGTCGCCACGGCGATCCTCACGGCCCTGGACCTGCCGCGGGACGCGGAGATCAACGACCTGACGGTACGTCCGGGGCGCTGACGCCGGGGTGCGCCGGGGTGCGCCGGGTTGCGCCGAGGGTGCGGCGGCGGTGGGGGTGCGGCGACGGTGGTGGTGGGCGGGTTCCTCGCCCCCGCCGCCCCTACCCGTCCCGTCCCCGGGGGCTGCCCGCCCCCAGCCCCCCCGCATCGGCCCTGCAAGGGCCTCGTCCTCAAACGCCGGACGGGCTGTCCGACGCGAGCGGCGCCGGCTTCGAAAACCGAGCTGGGCAGGGGGCGGAGCCCCCGGGGGTGGGACGGCATACCCTGCGGGGGTGAGTGAGAACAGCGAGTTCAGGTTCGCGGGAGCGACCGGCATCGGCTCCATGCCCGGCACCGACGCGCGGGAGGCCGCCAAGACCGTCACCGGCAGCCTGGAGGACTTCCCGTTCCTCGCGGAGCTGCCCGCGCGCGGGCCCGGCGCCGACATGATCGGCCGCACCGCGGGCATGCTCGTCGAGCTGTACGCGCGCGTGGAGCCCAGCGGCTGGCGCCTCTCGGACCACCCCGGCCGCGACACCCGGCGCGCCCGCTCCTGGCTGGGCGAGGACCTCGACGCCCTGGAGGAGTTCACCCAGGGCTACGAGGGCGACCTCAAGGTGCAGGCGGTGGGCCCCTGGACGCTTGCCGCCGCCCTGGAGCTCAGGAACGGCGAGGCCGTGCTCTCCGACCCCGGCGCCTGCCGCGACCTCGCCGCCTCGCTGGAGGAGGGCCTGCGCCTCCACCTCGCCGAGGTACGGCGCCGGATCCCGGGCGCCCGGGTCGTCCTCCAGCTCGACGAGCCCTCCCTCACCGCCGTACTGCGCGGACAGGTGCGCACCGCCAGCGGCTACCGCACCCACCGGGCGGTGGACCGGCAGGTCGTCGAGGCCACCCTGCGCCAGGTGTTCGGGGCGACGGCCGGCGGCCCGGTCGTGGTCCACTCCTGCGCCCCCGACGTGCCCTTCGCCCTGCTGCGCAGGGCGGGCGCGGCGGCCCTCTCCTTCGACTTGGCGCTTCTCACCGAGCGTGACGACGACAGCGTCGGCGAGGCCGTCGAGGGCGGCACCGGACTGTTCGCCGGTGTCGCGGCGGGCACGGACGGCCCGTTGTCAGACCCTGCCGGTAGCGTCATGGGTGTCAGGACGTTGTGGCGCAGGCTGGGGCTGCGTCCGGGGCTGCTCGCGGAAGCGGTCACGGTCACCCCGTCGTGCGGTCTCGCGGGCGCTTCTCCCGCCTATGCGCGCCAGGTGCTCGCCCACTGCGTCCGGGCGGCGAGATCCCTCGCGGACAACCCTGAGTAACGGGAGGACCACACGGTGGCCGGCGACAAGCAGCAGGCGGAGACGACGGTGCCCGCCGAGGCACGGGAGCAGCACGCGCAGCTCGCGGAACAGGTCGAGGAGCACCGCTTCCGGTACTACGTGAAGGACGCCCCGGTCGTCAGCGACGCGGAGTTCGACCGGCTCCTCAGAGCGCTGGAGGCGCTGGAGGAGGAACACCCGGAGCTGCGCACCCCCGACTCGCCGACCCAGAAGGTCGCGGGGGCGTACGCCACGGAGTTCACCGCCGTCGAGCACCGCGAGCGCATGCTGTCGCTCGACAACGCCTTCGACGACGAGGAACTGGCCGCCTGGGCCGACCGCGTCGCCAGGGACCTCGGTGAGCAGGAGTACCACTTCCTGTGCGAGCTGAAGGTCGACGGCCTGGCGGTCAACCTCACCTACGAACACGGCCGCCTCACCCGCGCGGCGACCCGCGGCGACGGCCGTACCGGCGAGGACATCACGCCCAACGTCCGTACGATCGCCGACATCCCGGACCGCCTCCGCGGCGACGACGTCCCGGACCTCGTGGAGATCCGCGGCGAGGTCTACTTCCCGATGGAGAAGTTCCTCGAACTCAACGAGCGGCTGGTCGCGGCCGG comes from the Streptomyces sp. NBC_00820 genome and includes:
- a CDS encoding TIGR00730 family Rossman fold protein, whose product is MNICVFLSAADLDERYTRPAREFAELIGKGGHTLVWGGSDTGLMKVVADGVQEAGGRLVGVSVEFLSLKARPGADEMVVAADLAERKRLLLERADAVVIMVGGTGTLDEATEILELKKHGRTDKPVVLLNTAGFYDGLEQQFRRMETEGFLPRPLSELVFFAAEPAAALAHLESATSAATAAEPGSR
- a CDS encoding SDR family oxidoreductase, with translation MAGMATHVITGAGSGIGAAVARRLHERGDELVLHARDAARAKELAAEFPGARTLVGDLADPDKLSWAFSHQTLPDRVDSLLHIAGVVDLGDVGDLTPKSWRHQLNVNLVAPAELTRHFLPQLRASRGQVIFVNSGAGLNAHAGWSAYAASKHGLKALADSLRQEEHGNGVRVTSVYPGRTASPMQVKVHQQEGKEYDPGKWIDPESVATAILTALDLPRDAEINDLTVRPGR
- a CDS encoding methionine synthase, with the protein product MSENSEFRFAGATGIGSMPGTDAREAAKTVTGSLEDFPFLAELPARGPGADMIGRTAGMLVELYARVEPSGWRLSDHPGRDTRRARSWLGEDLDALEEFTQGYEGDLKVQAVGPWTLAAALELRNGEAVLSDPGACRDLAASLEEGLRLHLAEVRRRIPGARVVLQLDEPSLTAVLRGQVRTASGYRTHRAVDRQVVEATLRQVFGATAGGPVVVHSCAPDVPFALLRRAGAAALSFDLALLTERDDDSVGEAVEGGTGLFAGVAAGTDGPLSDPAGSVMGVRTLWRRLGLRPGLLAEAVTVTPSCGLAGASPAYARQVLAHCVRAARSLADNPE